A window of the Butyricimonas virosa genome harbors these coding sequences:
- a CDS encoding FecR family protein, which translates to MNENWEEIVWRALRNECSSEELMKLQEWRNEASENEQMYEDIKGIMGMGNFLKGMDSLHKENALENILKRTRQRSLGYSRILKYAAVLLLPLLLGGTLFYVLTFKQQAGEVLPVSEPKQILPGGPKAILYLSDGQVIDLNRIVDSVIVDEYSGQEIALSKDINALNYSGVTGDIGQSKELAYNRIEVPRGGEYMLVLSDGTKVWLNSETRLEYPLAFGEHSREVRLSGEAYFEVTKDEARCFNVIMEGATIEVMGTSFNASCYPGEGQCWAVLESGKINLRTDHGVAAVNVGECASYDIASGKVTVESVDLKYFTSWRYGTFYFYNTPLSEIVQKLGRWYDVNFKFADESLREVCFSGAALRSKPIDFMLELLSSTQSLKFDIQSDGMIIIYKK; encoded by the coding sequence ATGAACGAAAATTGGGAAGAAATTGTATGGAGAGCCTTGCGAAACGAGTGTTCATCGGAGGAGCTGATGAAGTTGCAGGAGTGGCGTAATGAGGCTTCCGAAAACGAACAGATGTACGAGGATATAAAAGGAATTATGGGGATGGGAAACTTTTTGAAGGGGATGGATTCCTTGCATAAAGAAAATGCTTTAGAGAATATTCTGAAACGAACAAGACAGAGATCATTGGGGTATTCTCGAATACTGAAATATGCAGCGGTACTTCTGTTGCCATTATTGCTAGGTGGCACGTTATTTTATGTTCTTACGTTTAAACAACAAGCGGGTGAGGTACTTCCTGTATCTGAGCCTAAACAGATCCTACCGGGAGGACCTAAGGCAATTCTTTACCTTTCCGATGGTCAAGTGATTGATTTGAATCGAATTGTTGATTCGGTTATCGTGGATGAGTATTCTGGGCAGGAAATTGCGTTATCTAAGGATATAAATGCACTGAATTATAGTGGAGTAACGGGGGACATCGGTCAATCAAAAGAATTAGCATACAATCGAATTGAGGTTCCGAGGGGGGGCGAGTATATGTTAGTGTTATCTGACGGAACAAAAGTATGGTTGAATTCAGAAACCCGTTTAGAATACCCGCTTGCATTTGGCGAGCATAGTCGGGAGGTTCGTTTAAGTGGAGAGGCCTATTTTGAGGTGACAAAAGATGAGGCAAGGTGTTTTAACGTGATCATGGAGGGTGCGACAATCGAGGTTATGGGGACTTCTTTTAACGCATCTTGTTATCCAGGAGAGGGACAATGCTGGGCAGTGTTGGAAAGTGGTAAGATCAATTTGAGAACTGATCATGGGGTGGCAGCCGTTAACGTGGGCGAGTGTGCCTCTTATGATATAGCTTCGGGTAAAGTGACCGTAGAATCTGTCGATTTAAAATATTTCACTTCGTGGCGATACGGTACATTTTATTTCTACAATACCCCCTTATCCGAGATCGTGCAAAAATTGGGGCGCTGGTATGACGTGAATTTCAAGTTTGCAGATGAATCCTTGCGAGAGGTGTGTTTCTCCGGGGCTGCTCTACGGAGTAAACCGATTGATTTTATGTTAGAATTGTTGTCGAGTACGCAATCATTAAAATTTGATATACAGAGTGATGGTATGATTATAATATACAAAAAATAA
- a CDS encoding RNA polymerase sigma factor has product MALVEQDKEKTFTMVFDKNYEALCLYAVKFTEDFWEAEDIVQESFVRFWEMYRDRLTTENARPLLYRITRNMCVDRVREKPKSTVDVEVMTDQLVYYFSPESENDSKIDLLMEAVKNLPVKCQQVLVAICFNEKKYKDVAEEMQVSVNTVKTQLARALKLLRKGLNKEDFELFLTFFVFSC; this is encoded by the coding sequence ATGGCTTTGGTTGAACAGGATAAGGAAAAGACTTTCACGATGGTTTTCGATAAAAATTACGAGGCTTTATGTTTGTATGCCGTAAAGTTTACCGAGGATTTTTGGGAGGCGGAGGACATAGTGCAGGAGTCGTTTGTACGTTTTTGGGAAATGTATAGAGATCGTTTGACCACGGAAAATGCACGGCCTTTATTGTATCGCATAACACGAAATATGTGTGTGGATCGAGTCCGGGAGAAACCGAAGAGTACTGTGGATGTGGAGGTAATGACAGACCAGTTGGTATATTATTTTTCTCCGGAATCAGAAAATGATTCTAAGATTGATTTGTTGATGGAAGCCGTTAAAAATTTACCTGTTAAATGTCAGCAAGTGCTCGTTGCGATTTGTTTTAATGAAAAAAAATATAAAGACGTGGCGGAGGAAATGCAAGTCTCTGTTAATACCGTTAAGACCCAGCTGGCAAGAGCTTTAAAGTTGTTGCGCAAGGGGTTGAACAAGGAGGATTTCGAATTGTTTCTTACTTTTTTTGTATTTTCTTGCTAA